Proteins found in one [Synechococcus] sp. NIES-970 genomic segment:
- a CDS encoding site-specific recombinase for integration and excision — protein sequence MKLLGYIRVSSESQAKNTSLAEQQKKIEAYCYAFGHELIGIFKEVGLGKQTGDRPQFQAALDMVRDEADGIIAAKLDRLARNTRDVLTLVDDVLQPAKKALIFLYYKATGLHDPHYDACCRQTRERHY from the coding sequence GTGAAACTGCTAGGATATATCAGGGTTTCCAGTGAATCGCAGGCAAAAAACACCTCCTTAGCAGAGCAGCAGAAAAAGATTGAGGCTTATTGCTACGCCTTCGGACACGAACTTATCGGCATTTTTAAGGAGGTTGGTTTAGGTAAGCAGACTGGCGATCGCCCCCAATTCCAAGCGGCCTTAGATATGGTTCGGGATGAGGCGGATGGAATTATCGCGGCTAAATTAGACAGACTAGCCAGAAATACCCGTGATGTTCTGACACTGGTAGACGATGTTCTACAACCTGCCAAAAAAGCATTAATCTTTTTATACTACAAGGCCACAGGGCTACATGATCCTCACTATGATGCCTGCTGTCGCCAAACTAGAGAGAGACATTATTAA
- a CDS encoding hypothetical protein (conserved hypothetical protein): MFLSRFLTHWTSHFIFLGIFPLLSSGPVLAQNYFGAISYSPKTGTYGYSYDYSNQQAAINIAQNQCNQRSNGTGDCESLVWFSNACGSLAVASNGSYGSGWGENPDLAEYYAIDTCSDYGGYDCAVLETVCTSGTSF, from the coding sequence ATGTTTCTCTCAAGATTTCTCACACACTGGACATCTCATTTCATTTTCCTTGGGATTTTTCCTTTGCTCTCTTCTGGCCCTGTATTAGCACAAAATTATTTTGGTGCTATTTCTTACTCTCCAAAGACAGGCACCTATGGGTACTCCTATGATTATTCCAATCAACAAGCTGCCATTAATATTGCCCAAAACCAATGTAATCAAAGATCTAATGGGACAGGTGATTGTGAAAGTCTTGTTTGGTTTAGCAATGCTTGTGGTTCACTAGCGGTTGCTTCTAATGGTAGCTATGGTTCTGGTTGGGGTGAAAACCCAGATCTCGCAGAATACTATGCAATTGATACCTGTTCTGATTATGGTGGCTATGACTGCGCAGTTCTTGAAACAGTTTGTACGAGTGGCACTTCTTTCTAA
- a CDS encoding hypothetical protein (hypothetical protein PCC8801_3015) translates to MLHHLSLAAHQPARVAKVLAELMHGQFFEFPIHPGAYIAIANDAHGTAIEIFPADVVLIPGDEAVDASKQVGDRSNFTHVHAALSVPISLSTIQEIAAREGWICRFCDRGPFAVIEFWLENTVLLELLTSDMSDRYLNFMVGDEYAKFLAQVQAAPALTHGS, encoded by the coding sequence ATGCTTCACCATCTTTCTCTTGCCGCCCATCAACCTGCCCGAGTCGCAAAAGTCCTAGCTGAACTCATGCACGGACAATTTTTTGAATTTCCCATTCACCCAGGTGCTTATATTGCGATCGCCAATGATGCTCATGGTACAGCGATCGAAATTTTCCCTGCCGATGTCGTTTTGATCCCAGGGGATGAAGCGGTGGATGCGAGCAAACAGGTCGGCGATCGCTCCAATTTCACCCATGTCCATGCTGCCCTATCTGTGCCCATTAGCCTATCCACCATTCAGGAAATTGCTGCCCGAGAAGGCTGGATCTGTCGTTTCTGCGATCGCGGTCCCTTCGCGGTGATCGAATTTTGGCTCGAAAACACAGTTCTTCTAGAACTCCTCACCAGTGATATGTCAGATCGGTATCTGAACTTTATGGTGGGCGATGAATATGCGAAATTCTTAGCCCAAGTCCAAGCTGCCCCTGCGTTAACCCATGGGTCATAA
- a CDS encoding WD-40 repeat-containing protein: MGRKRGVVLSDSGDRRLQIAKLQLAQQTSQGKTAWTLEQLSEHTQLSEKTIAKIVGRQIAVDKQSLELFFAAFQLVLEPTDYDYPDSAMSPQTGASPTQNPTVNWGEAPDVSVFYGRDEELNQLHRWLQGDVPARCIGIFGMGGIGKTSLVTTFVHQVVEAVDCAYGFEFVIWRSLRNAPTLTQILGEWISLVSRQQDSTATTANLLPYLQKHRCLLVLDNGETILNTGQSGRYRPGYEDYGELIRLFGEVSHRSCLILTSREKSLEFITLEGELYPVRSLNLQGANQAIPALLQAKGLTGTPTQLAQLAARYGGSPLAIKMIATVIQDVFAGDMAAFLGQEMVLFGGIRHLLDQQFARLSSLEKTLMYWLAIARDWVTLAELQGYLLPPVPLGAVVEALASLHWRSLIQIQGQRYTQQPLVMEYMTESLVEQLCCALINWGLNGDPNEPSTRGLLHCHAILFANAKEMIRVSQERLIVGALVAQLQSHFGCQGAIANHLKGVLAQLQQQVEPKVLTGQQAPQPSYGAGNLLNLLVHLQADLRGINCAGLAVWHGYLPKIPLPQTDFRYSDVSHSVLAQTFSAVFAVAFSPCGQYFATGEINGYLRLWRVQDGQLIWAVRACQAWVWAIACSPSGTYLAAATGDREISLWYREDGIKAKVFQGHGDQLHQVVFDPTETYLASASGDGTVRLWDLATGKMLHTFAGHGSHAYGVCFSPDGSMLATAGSNQRIFCWDVRTGHLCQTLGSSPEAECHTAVIYSIDINPQGDRLISGSGDHCLKLWDLTTGQLLQTLTGHSSHVLSVKFSPDGMAIASSSSDCTIRLWDSQSGAPQSLLQAHMNWVRTVTFSPDGQTLLSASSDYTIRLWQVKTGHLQRTWFGYNQWVWSLELLPQQCIAGGLGDGSIGIWEATSGKLTRILSSHQSWVLCLTINPAQTLLASGSGDNTIHLHHYPSGKTLQILEGHRGQVLGLQFSPTEPLLASGSSDYQICLWDVEQGQIIRRLAAHQDWVRSLCFSPNGQWLASGSHDGTAKIWEVATGECVRTFDQFQGWVWSVAFHPQEALVAIACGQEVTTWDLTTGQHLQTYRGATSWVRSICFSLDGQWLAGGGQDQYIHLWAVAKPDHHRCFQGHNQTILGLKFMGNGIDNNLQLVSSSADETLKIWDITTGLCQQTLQPERLYAGMQITGLRGLAPGAIANLQSLGAIEDSSS; the protein is encoded by the coding sequence ATGGGACGTAAACGGGGTGTTGTTTTAAGTGACAGTGGCGATCGCCGATTACAGATTGCCAAATTGCAGCTTGCCCAACAAACCTCCCAGGGAAAAACCGCCTGGACACTAGAGCAGTTAAGTGAACACACCCAACTTTCAGAGAAAACCATCGCGAAAATTGTTGGTCGTCAAATTGCCGTTGATAAACAAAGTCTGGAGCTATTTTTTGCTGCGTTTCAGTTAGTCCTAGAACCGACTGATTATGACTATCCCGACTCTGCTATGAGTCCCCAAACTGGGGCATCACCGACCCAAAACCCGACGGTGAACTGGGGGGAAGCGCCCGATGTTTCAGTCTTTTATGGCAGAGACGAGGAATTAAACCAACTGCATCGCTGGTTACAAGGGGATGTGCCCGCCCGTTGTATTGGCATCTTTGGGATGGGCGGTATTGGTAAAACGTCTTTGGTGACGACCTTTGTACATCAAGTGGTGGAGGCGGTGGATTGTGCCTATGGGTTTGAGTTTGTGATTTGGCGATCGCTGCGTAATGCCCCCACCCTGACGCAAATTTTAGGGGAATGGATTAGCCTGGTTTCCCGTCAGCAAGACTCCACGGCAACGACGGCAAATCTCCTGCCCTATCTGCAAAAACACCGCTGTTTGTTGGTTCTAGATAATGGTGAAACGATTTTAAATACGGGGCAATCGGGGCGTTATCGTCCGGGCTATGAGGATTATGGAGAATTAATTCGTCTGTTTGGGGAAGTGTCCCACCGCAGTTGTTTGATCTTGACCAGTCGTGAGAAGTCTTTGGAATTTATCACCCTGGAAGGGGAATTATACCCAGTGCGATCACTCAATTTACAAGGGGCAAACCAAGCGATTCCGGCACTTCTACAGGCGAAGGGCTTAACGGGTACACCAACACAATTGGCGCAATTAGCGGCAAGGTATGGGGGTAGTCCCCTGGCGATTAAGATGATTGCCACGGTGATTCAGGATGTGTTTGCGGGAGATATGGCAGCATTTTTAGGGCAGGAGATGGTTCTATTTGGTGGTATTCGTCACCTGTTGGATCAGCAGTTCGCACGATTGTCTTCCCTGGAAAAGACTTTGATGTATTGGTTGGCGATCGCGCGGGATTGGGTCACTCTAGCGGAATTGCAGGGCTATCTCTTACCGCCTGTACCATTAGGGGCGGTGGTGGAAGCCTTGGCGAGTTTACATTGGCGATCGCTCATCCAGATTCAAGGTCAACGCTACACCCAACAGCCCTTGGTGATGGAATATATGACGGAAAGCTTGGTGGAACAGCTTTGTTGCGCCTTAATCAATTGGGGACTCAATGGTGATCCGAACGAGCCATCGACCCGGGGTTTGCTCCATTGCCATGCCATTTTGTTTGCCAACGCGAAGGAGATGATTCGGGTCAGTCAGGAACGCTTGATTGTGGGGGCATTAGTGGCGCAACTCCAGTCCCATTTTGGTTGCCAAGGGGCGATCGCAAATCATCTCAAGGGGGTCTTAGCCCAACTCCAACAACAGGTTGAACCCAAAGTTTTGACGGGACAGCAAGCACCTCAACCCAGCTATGGGGCGGGAAATCTGCTCAATTTATTAGTCCATTTGCAGGCGGATCTCCGGGGGATTAACTGTGCAGGTTTGGCTGTGTGGCATGGCTATCTACCGAAAATTCCCTTACCTCAAACGGACTTTCGTTATAGTGATGTCAGCCATTCCGTGTTGGCGCAGACCTTTAGTGCCGTTTTTGCCGTTGCCTTTAGTCCCTGCGGTCAGTACTTTGCCACGGGGGAAATTAATGGTTATCTACGTCTCTGGCGGGTGCAGGATGGTCAGCTGATTTGGGCAGTGCGTGCTTGCCAAGCTTGGGTCTGGGCGATCGCCTGTAGTCCGAGTGGCACTTATCTTGCCGCTGCCACGGGGGATAGGGAAATTAGTCTGTGGTATCGAGAGGATGGCATAAAAGCCAAGGTTTTCCAAGGTCATGGGGATCAACTCCATCAGGTTGTCTTTGATCCGACGGAAACCTATTTAGCCTCCGCCAGTGGTGATGGTACGGTGCGACTGTGGGATTTAGCGACAGGCAAAATGCTCCATACCTTTGCAGGTCACGGCTCCCATGCCTATGGGGTTTGTTTTAGCCCCGATGGATCTATGCTGGCGACGGCGGGTAGCAATCAACGGATTTTTTGCTGGGATGTGCGGACGGGTCATCTGTGCCAAACTTTGGGGAGTAGCCCAGAGGCGGAATGTCACACTGCAGTCATCTATAGCATTGATATCAACCCCCAGGGCGATCGCCTCATTAGTGGTAGCGGTGATCATTGCCTAAAATTATGGGATCTCACCACCGGTCAATTACTCCAAACCCTAACGGGGCATTCTTCCCATGTGTTGTCGGTCAAATTTAGTCCCGATGGCATGGCGATCGCCAGCAGTAGCAGTGACTGTACCATCCGCCTGTGGGATAGCCAGAGCGGTGCGCCACAATCTTTACTCCAAGCCCATATGAATTGGGTACGTACCGTGACCTTCAGCCCCGATGGTCAAACCCTGCTCTCCGCCAGTAGTGACTACACCATCCGACTATGGCAGGTCAAAACGGGACATTTACAACGCACTTGGTTCGGCTATAACCAATGGGTTTGGTCGCTGGAATTACTCCCCCAACAGTGCATTGCCGGAGGTTTAGGGGATGGTTCTATTGGGATTTGGGAAGCCACTTCCGGCAAGTTAACTCGCATTTTATCAAGTCATCAAAGTTGGGTACTTTGTCTAACGATCAACCCTGCCCAAACCCTTTTAGCCAGTGGCAGCGGCGACAATACCATTCACCTCCACCATTATCCCAGTGGCAAAACTCTACAAATTCTAGAGGGACATCGTGGTCAAGTCTTAGGTCTCCAATTCAGTCCGACGGAGCCTCTGCTGGCAAGTGGTAGCAGTGATTATCAGATTTGCCTGTGGGATGTGGAACAGGGACAGATTATTCGTCGTTTGGCAGCCCATCAAGATTGGGTGCGCTCCTTATGCTTTAGCCCTAATGGGCAATGGTTAGCCAGTGGTAGCCATGATGGTACAGCGAAAATTTGGGAGGTTGCCACGGGGGAATGTGTGCGGACTTTTGATCAGTTTCAAGGCTGGGTCTGGAGTGTCGCCTTCCATCCTCAAGAAGCGCTGGTGGCGATCGCCTGCGGTCAGGAAGTCACCACTTGGGATCTCACCACGGGTCAACATTTGCAAACTTACCGGGGTGCAACCTCTTGGGTACGGAGTATTTGCTTTAGTCTCGATGGTCAATGGTTAGCCGGGGGAGGGCAGGATCAGTACATTCACCTGTGGGCAGTTGCCAAACCAGACCATCACCGCTGTTTTCAGGGTCACAACCAAACGATTTTGGGTCTTAAATTTATGGGAAATGGCATAGATAACAATCTGCAACTAGTGAGCAGTAGCGCCGATGAAACCTTAAAAATTTGGGACATTACCACTGGGCTGTGTCAACAAACCCTACAACCGGAACGACTCTATGCGGGTATGCAAATCACAGGTCTGCGGGGGTTAGCTCCAGGGGCGATCGCCAATCTGCAATCTTTAGGGGCGATCGAGGACTCCTCCAGTTAA
- a CDS encoding methionine aminopeptidase, with the protein MNRQNLLSIAGDFVQPQSPKGLVLLSSRELVKMRRVGQLAANLLKHLESMVQPGVSTQALNDEAAHWMQAHGAISATLGYAPPGHSPFTSSICTSVNEVVCHGIPNPKQILKDGDIINIDVTPRLDGYHGDTSKTFLVGNVSATARKLVEATQESMMRGIAEIKPGARIGDIGAAIQAYAEAKGFSVVRDMVGHGIGKQMHTELQIPHYGKRGSGLKLRPGMVFTVEPMLNEGTHELKFLADGWTAITKDKKLSAQFEHTVAVTEEGVEILTLP; encoded by the coding sequence ATGAACCGTCAGAATTTGCTCTCAATCGCCGGAGATTTTGTCCAACCCCAGAGCCCTAAAGGCCTTGTCTTGCTTTCGAGTAGAGAATTGGTCAAGATGCGGCGGGTTGGACAGCTTGCTGCGAACCTCCTCAAGCATTTGGAATCAATGGTGCAACCTGGGGTGAGTACACAAGCTTTAAACGATGAGGCAGCGCATTGGATGCAAGCCCATGGGGCAATCAGTGCCACCCTTGGCTATGCACCCCCTGGTCATTCCCCTTTTACGAGTTCAATTTGCACCAGCGTTAATGAGGTGGTTTGTCACGGAATTCCGAATCCAAAGCAGATTCTCAAAGACGGAGATATTATCAATATCGATGTGACACCACGGCTAGACGGTTATCATGGCGACACGTCTAAAACATTCCTGGTGGGTAATGTATCCGCAACAGCTCGGAAACTAGTTGAAGCCACTCAAGAATCGATGATGCGAGGCATTGCTGAAATCAAGCCTGGGGCAAGAATTGGTGATATTGGCGCTGCAATTCAAGCCTATGCCGAGGCGAAGGGGTTCTCAGTTGTTCGAGATATGGTTGGACATGGCATAGGCAAACAAATGCATACAGAGCTGCAAATTCCTCACTATGGCAAACGAGGTAGCGGCTTGAAACTGCGTCCAGGCATGGTTTTTACGGTTGAACCGATGCTAAACGAAGGGACTCACGAGCTTAAATTTCTTGCGGATGGTTGGACTGCGATTACGAAAGACAAAAAACTCTCTGCTCAGTTTGAACATACCGTTGCTGTAACTGAGGAAGGGGTAGAAATTCTCACTCTTCCTTAA
- a CDS encoding putative oxidoreductase codes for MLNVENKVIAITGASSGIGEATAKLLAQNGAKVVLGARRTNKLERLVEEIHASGGIAEFKAVDVTDRDDVKAFVEFAKAKFGRVDVIFNNAGVMPLSPMNALKVEEWDNMINVNIRGVLNGIAAGLPIMEAQGRGQIINTASIGAHVVVPTAAVYCATKYAVWAISEGLRQESQTIHVTTISPGVVATELGSDITDESSKDLLKELRKTALSSEAIARAVLYAVSQPDDVDVNEVIVRSISQTM; via the coding sequence ATGCTGAATGTAGAAAATAAAGTGATTGCTATCACCGGAGCCAGTAGCGGTATCGGTGAAGCCACCGCGAAGCTGCTCGCCCAAAATGGCGCAAAAGTCGTTTTGGGAGCGCGGCGGACAAATAAACTGGAAAGGCTAGTCGAGGAGATTCATGCCTCCGGTGGCATAGCAGAGTTCAAAGCGGTCGATGTCACCGATCGCGACGATGTGAAAGCATTTGTGGAGTTTGCCAAAGCCAAATTTGGTCGCGTCGATGTCATTTTTAACAATGCAGGTGTGATGCCCCTATCGCCGATGAATGCCCTGAAAGTCGAGGAGTGGGACAACATGATCAATGTGAATATCCGGGGCGTATTGAATGGTATCGCAGCGGGGCTACCAATTATGGAAGCGCAAGGACGGGGGCAAATCATCAATACTGCGTCCATTGGTGCCCATGTGGTCGTACCTACGGCAGCAGTTTACTGTGCAACCAAGTATGCAGTTTGGGCAATTTCTGAAGGACTGCGGCAGGAATCACAAACTATTCATGTCACGACTATTTCTCCGGGGGTCGTTGCCACTGAACTTGGCTCTGATATCACCGATGAGTCATCCAAGGACTTGTTAAAAGAACTTCGCAAAACTGCCCTCTCCTCAGAGGCGATCGCCAGAGCCGTTTTATACGCTGTGTCCCAGCCGGACGATGTTGATGTCAATGAAGTGATTGTCCGCTCGATCAGCCAGACGATGTAA
- a CDS encoding NAD-dependent epimerase/dehydratase: MYVVFGATGQTGSAVADALLEKNQLVRVVLRSDKTAAAWRAKGADVAFADLSDLKAMTHAMENADAVYAMNPPAYNVVDMFAVAKGIGERYVAAIKNSGVQKVVLLSSIGSQHASGTGNILTTHILETMFSELEIPVAFLRASAFMENWSSVAQVAAEQGILPSFYTPLERKIPMVCAVDIGRAVAQAMIEDWTCQRIIELHGAADYSPNDVAAAFAAALGRDVQAVAVPESEWQSTMSRFGFSPETVNSYSEMMRGFNSGHVVFEGGSHVQTIKGQTMIADAISKMITEQVF; the protein is encoded by the coding sequence GTGTATGTAGTTTTTGGTGCGACTGGACAGACGGGTTCTGCCGTTGCTGATGCCTTGCTGGAGAAAAATCAGTTGGTGCGGGTCGTTTTGCGCTCGGATAAAACCGCCGCCGCTTGGCGGGCAAAAGGCGCAGACGTTGCCTTTGCAGATCTCAGCGATTTAAAGGCGATGACCCATGCGATGGAGAATGCGGACGCTGTCTACGCGATGAACCCGCCTGCATACAATGTCGTTGATATGTTTGCAGTTGCAAAAGGAATTGGTGAGCGTTACGTTGCCGCCATCAAAAATTCCGGCGTGCAGAAAGTCGTGTTGCTGTCTTCGATCGGCTCGCAACATGCTTCAGGTACGGGAAACATTTTGACGACGCACATTTTGGAGACAATGTTCAGTGAATTGGAAATTCCTGTTGCTTTTTTGCGAGCATCGGCGTTTATGGAAAATTGGAGCAGCGTGGCGCAGGTTGCTGCTGAGCAAGGCATTTTGCCGAGCTTCTACACACCGCTTGAGCGCAAAATTCCGATGGTTTGCGCCGTAGATATCGGACGTGCTGTTGCCCAAGCGATGATCGAAGATTGGACGTGCCAGCGCATCATTGAACTGCACGGTGCAGCAGATTATTCGCCAAACGATGTTGCCGCTGCTTTTGCCGCCGCACTCGGACGCGACGTGCAGGCTGTCGCTGTCCCTGAAAGCGAATGGCAATCAACGATGTCCAGGTTCGGCTTTTCGCCTGAAACCGTTAACAGTTACAGCGAAATGATGCGCGGCTTCAATTCTGGTCATGTTGTTTTTGAAGGTGGAAGCCACGTTCAAACAATCAAGGGGCAAACGATGATTGCAGATGCCATCAGCAAAATGATTACAGAACAAGTCTTTTGA
- a CDS encoding AraC family transcriptional regulator produces MASNQLNSLELCQRFNKPLMISSRQMNWSGILVEQCQSPVSTYEVELPALSDHWLSLHLGNSTPLIQKRGDRRHESILHEGDNLFIPAGQPSYWYKGKSGITCSPLFICLKPELIQQVAEASDIDSRRFEFMHCFGQQDLQLHQIGMLLFAELRSGGVMGKLYAESLAQILVIHLLRHYSNLTQPIASQNSSFSRIQMQQVIDYIQTYLNRDLSLTELASVVNISPTYFASLFKQEMGISPHQYVIRQRVERAKLMLSKTDLAIADIALQVGFSSQSHLTQQFKRLTGMTPRQVR; encoded by the coding sequence ATGGCCAGCAACCAGCTCAACTCGCTTGAACTCTGCCAACGGTTCAATAAACCACTGATGATCTCCAGTCGTCAAATGAACTGGAGTGGCATTTTGGTTGAGCAGTGTCAAAGTCCTGTTTCAACCTATGAGGTAGAACTCCCAGCCCTCTCAGACCACTGGCTCAGCTTACACCTAGGGAATTCTACTCCTTTAATTCAGAAACGGGGCGATCGCCGACATGAATCAATCCTTCATGAGGGGGACAATCTCTTTATTCCAGCTGGACAGCCAAGCTACTGGTATAAAGGTAAAAGTGGTATCACCTGCTCTCCACTATTCATTTGCTTGAAACCAGAACTGATTCAACAGGTTGCTGAAGCTTCTGATATTGATTCAAGACGGTTCGAGTTTATGCATTGTTTTGGTCAGCAAGATTTGCAACTTCACCAAATAGGCATGCTGCTGTTTGCTGAGTTGCGATCAGGTGGGGTCATGGGGAAACTTTATGCCGAATCACTTGCTCAAATTTTGGTGATTCATTTGCTGCGACACTATTCGAATCTGACGCAGCCGATCGCATCCCAAAACAGCAGCTTCTCTCGTATCCAGATGCAGCAGGTGATTGATTACATTCAAACTTACTTGAATCGAGACTTATCCCTGACTGAACTGGCCAGTGTTGTTAACATCAGCCCAACTTACTTTGCGAGTCTATTTAAGCAAGAAATGGGAATTTCGCCCCACCAGTATGTGATTCGACAGCGGGTAGAACGGGCGAAATTGATGTTGTCAAAAACGGATTTGGCGATCGCAGATATTGCCTTACAGGTCGGCTTCTCCAGCCAAAGTCACCTAACGCAACAGTTTAAGCGTCTTACTGGTATGACACCGAGACAGGTTCGCTAA
- a CDS encoding Transcriptional Regulator, TetR family, with protein MFFEEETVVESDITKDTKQSDRKPGRMSEQRQQRIRLEISREAARLFWEQGVAATTGEQIAAAVGLSVRTLWRYFRNKESCVEPVLAQDGEEFVALLRRWPRDVSLEDHLVEWAMNRTQDPDQQSFDQAVIKMTVLAEKEPDLRTAWLMTNDRIEHALVEIFADRLRRSPDDIEVRLHAAAATAVVRVISEDISAALMAGADPTSLGNTLGQMARAVHTATGGAVGDPVDP; from the coding sequence ATGTTTTTTGAAGAGGAGACTGTCGTGGAAAGTGACATTACCAAAGACACAAAGCAGAGCGATCGCAAGCCAGGGAGGATGAGTGAACAGCGACAACAGCGGATACGTCTGGAGATTTCGCGGGAGGCGGCGCGTTTGTTCTGGGAGCAAGGCGTCGCTGCCACGACCGGTGAACAAATCGCCGCTGCAGTGGGTCTCTCGGTGCGCACTCTCTGGCGGTACTTCCGCAATAAAGAGAGCTGTGTCGAGCCGGTCTTGGCGCAGGATGGCGAAGAGTTTGTGGCGCTATTGCGCCGCTGGCCTCGGGATGTCTCCCTGGAAGATCACCTTGTCGAGTGGGCGATGAATCGTACTCAAGATCCCGACCAGCAGTCCTTTGATCAGGCTGTGATCAAGATGACTGTGCTGGCCGAAAAAGAGCCTGATCTGCGGACAGCCTGGCTAATGACCAACGACCGAATAGAGCACGCTCTAGTCGAGATCTTCGCAGATCGCCTGCGGCGATCGCCTGACGATATTGAGGTACGGCTGCACGCTGCGGCGGCCACCGCAGTCGTGCGCGTTATCAGTGAAGACATCAGTGCGGCCCTGATGGCAGGAGCCGATCCCACCTCGCTTGGCAACACGCTTGGGCAGATGGCCCGCGCCGTGCATACAGCTACAGGTGGGGCGGTCGGCGATCCTGTCGATCCTTAA
- a CDS encoding hypothetical protein (hypothetical protein Ndas_1343), translating into MSRKAIATKRLIHANHEARHIRLLRKPFQIIRANFRAYLIINTIVYGLVIIGMVAAMVFPDLGATRLATMEDNGTADLVRSLFNNPWLFSLTILGVNVMTGAQWIVLPSLIVPFTGIALFAYKTFTLGLAMAPTTEIMTVALIPHSLTVLIELQAYALLMFGAYILGRSWVRPATIGARNHRQGYVRGLKQLGWLSLATLPLFIIGAIWEAFSLRYLVPLLTQWLL; encoded by the coding sequence ATGTCACGCAAAGCGATCGCAACTAAGCGCCTAATTCACGCGAATCATGAAGCAAGACACATCCGCTTGCTTCGCAAACCCTTCCAGATCATTCGCGCCAATTTTCGCGCCTACCTCATCATCAACACCATTGTGTATGGCTTGGTCATCATCGGGATGGTAGCGGCGATGGTCTTCCCCGACCTAGGCGCAACTCGGTTGGCCACCATGGAAGACAACGGAACGGCGGATCTTGTCCGATCGCTATTCAATAATCCGTGGCTGTTCTCACTGACCATCCTGGGAGTCAACGTCATGACTGGCGCACAGTGGATTGTGCTCCCTTCGCTGATCGTTCCCTTTACTGGTATCGCCCTATTTGCGTATAAGACATTCACTTTAGGTTTAGCCATGGCTCCGACCACCGAGATTATGACGGTGGCCCTGATCCCGCACTCGCTGACGGTACTCATCGAACTCCAAGCCTACGCCCTATTGATGTTTGGCGCATACATCCTCGGTCGGTCTTGGGTTCGCCCTGCCACCATCGGTGCTCGGAACCATCGTCAGGGTTACGTCCGTGGGCTAAAACAGCTCGGTTGGCTGAGCCTGGCCACACTCCCACTGTTCATCATCGGCGCGATTTGGGAGGCGTTCTCGCTCCGCTACCTGGTTCCTCTGCTAACCCAATGGTTGTTGTAG
- a CDS encoding hypothetical protein (hypothetical protein slr0318) — protein MNKPEFFVTPGYGEYMLNELHYSQAVKIGDRVETSGQGGWDDNLQIPESLADEITQAFRNVERTLATAGAGWEHVVHVNSYHVGGLPPEVNDVMVRLYRHYMPNHAPIWTQVGVAALGLPTMRIEIRVTAIIS, from the coding sequence ATGAATAAGCCCGAGTTTTTTGTTACCCCCGGCTATGGGGAATACATGCTGAATGAATTACATTACTCGCAAGCAGTTAAAATTGGCGATCGCGTGGAGACATCCGGCCAAGGTGGTTGGGATGACAACCTACAAATTCCTGAATCGCTGGCAGATGAGATTACCCAGGCGTTTCGGAACGTAGAACGAACCCTAGCAACTGCTGGTGCAGGTTGGGAGCATGTTGTCCACGTTAATTCTTACCATGTTGGGGGGTTGCCCCCAGAAGTTAACGATGTGATGGTCAGGCTATATCGCCATTACATGCCTAACCACGCCCCCATTTGGACTCAAGTAGGAGTTGCAGCTCTAGGGCTACCGACGATGCGAATTGAAATTCGTGTTACTGCAATTATTTCGTGA